The sequence ATTCCAACGCAatgcaacaattttttttattttttatatgtataacaaatatgtatatatgtaaaactatatttttgaatatagtTTGTTAAATACCCGTTGTTAtatctttttttggttaatatattaattaaatggaATTGATATACTTATTCTTGTATATTAATTGTCAAAAGTACAACACGTATTGTATCGTGtctaactaaaaaatataacaatttgaaaATAAGAATCACTGATTaaagaaattaattttaataatattaactagtcataaaagtttgaattttgatttttataaaattattattttgtatctGTTAGTATATATTTCAAgtaatacttaaaatatataactttccctaaattatttctttttagaacttaaatattaatcatgataaaaatatgtaaacaagttaaatattattttattttagaaatcttgtaaaatttaattttatgaagtATGATTATGTATGCAACTAAATtaagatattattttattataaaattgtacATGACGCATAAAATAAAAGTcgtatcatattttttattaaaccatttcatcgtttttttcttttataacaatacaaTTATAATGTATTTAATGTGATGATGACACATGCATACATAAGTTTTAGAAATCATTTCCCAAATAatacttaggcaattttaacgTTGTTTCGAATATTACCATTCTCAAGACTAtcagattatttttaaaatatgactAAGCCGAACAGAGATATTTTGTTAGTTACATATAGGTATACCATACAACTAATAGTTTATAATCTCAAAGAAACGAATTTATACCATGGTGTATAGATACCATGAAAAAGGTTtcaatatcatattttatttaaaaattccaCACACTTTTAATAAAGTGAACAAATATAACGGGAAAGttcagtaaaaaataaaaaaaatatactcctatatatatttacaacggGAAAGCTAGAAACAAGACGAAATGCCTCAAGTCTGAAAGATATAATCAAAGATTCTAGATTTCCCCATATCTTAGCGTTTTACTTCTTCAAAAGTTGTCTCAAGacttgaaaaaaaagaagtatatgctcaactttttttttgtcagcagaATATGCTCAACTAAATATGCTTTTGTTTAACTTTATCTCAACTAAGTCTCTTTAAGGattgtgcacaaaaaaaaagtctcttTAACGTTAATCTATACTcgaatataacaaaaaaatcgCATTGTTGTTGCAAAAATGTACATTGTACTACACACCAATCTccaaccaaaaaaacaaaacccttATAATTACCCCACACGCACACATACAATAAGTAAACCCTCACATCTCAAGTTAAGAATATCTCTAAATAATATGAACGGCACGAGTGGATCTTCTACGGCGGCTCCCGCACCTTCACCGTCGGCCTTATTCCAACATCGCCGCCGTCATCACGGTGGCATGATGCACATGACGTTCTTTTGGGGGAAAAACACAGAGGTTCTATTCGACGGCTGGCCAGGGACTAGCCTGAAAATGTATTGGGTCTGCGTTGCCACCGTTTTCGTCTTTTCCGCATTGTCGGAGTGGTTGTCTCGATGCGGGATCATGAAAGCCGGTCCGGCTAGCTTAGGCGGCGGGCTAGCCCAGACAGTGATTTACACTGTGAGGGCTGGTTTGTCTTATCTGATCATGTTGGCTGTGATGTCCTTCAATGGAGGAGTCTTCTTGGCTGCAATGGCCGGGTTTGGAGtagggtttttgatttttggaaGTAGGTCTTTTAAGGACACTGGCATTAATAACAATCACACCGAGGTTCAATCACATTGTTGATtcttatttgttttcatatcaaCTATGCTGTTTGTGGGCTTTATCATTTTacaatgaaaataaaatctttCAAGATTTTTAGATTTAGTTTATGAACTTAAATTTTGCtatattctcttctttttttctttcttgttttggtCTAAAGTATAATGTTTTACCgggttaatttaataaattacgAAACAAACGCTGATCCAATTCCTATTATTTCCGTATTTATTTAcgatttatttttacaatttttttgggTCAGCTAATGTATTTCCAAGAGTGAGTTagtttttttgtagttttgtaaAAGACGAGTGATTTATTTAGCACTTTTGTTTCACCTACCAATGATAACTTTTGGTTATTCTAGAGTTTTGTTGTGATTTTTATGTATGATTGACGCCGCATCTTTGACAAGTATGACGACAAGAAGAACATGAGGATGGAATGAATGACCCTAttcatatttactttttatcaGTTCTTTATTTTCTATTCATTTTGGCAGAGTTTTATGACCACTTAAAAATCAATTCTAAGTTTACGAGTTGTTATGACATGTAAATAAACAGAATTTTCCGTGATGATCAAAACCAGCATAAGAGCCATCTAAAGATTGGAAATTCATCAACGAAAGATGACTTGAAAAGATAATTAACATCTAAACATCTGAATTCATGAACGCTAATGGTTGTTTTTAACAACTGggtgagttttgtttttttacttttcaaatcCCTTAATCATTATTaccattttgtttatttactgGATCTTGCATCAAccatttgtattttaaatattatgatGAAATTAAACCATCGATTTGGTTAATTTAATTTCAACAATGATATTTGTTAAAGAATTCCATAAGGTAAATAATATCAAGTCAAGTAAAACAATGAAAATCAAAATAAGAAGAACTGTTAGTATTATAGGaacgttttgtttctttttaaccttacttagtttttcttaattttattgtgatttttttttggttaatgtgtttaattttaaaaaataatgtatttatttgcTATAAATTTCTAACATATACGATTTTGTAAAAATGTGTATgctttatgtatatttataccATTCACtttttgtattaatattttatattggtaAATATTTGTGCTCCTGCATAGCAGGGGCCATAATACTAATATCTATATTACTaataagttattttttattggttgcaCACATTCTCAATTTTACTGTTTGCTTCTTTGGGTTGTTGGCACATACCATACAATCTGTTCGTATGTCCATAATATGTTCCATGCCGTTTCCAAATCCGTTGCATATACACTACGTTGAGATGCTAATAAAAACCCCTTGTGTGGTGTCAGGTGTGGTCGTTGTCACTGATGATTTCGTGGAGACTCTGGATACGCTTCCTCAGTTGAACAACGAGTTGCGTGTAGGTCACTTTAACATGAAGGCTAGTAAAGCAAAGGGACTTGCTCATTTATTGAATTAGTCGGACCAAACCTGGATCACCGatatgaagaagaaaataacaCAAGATATGGTTATAATGACCAAGAGGAACAAGTATGTTAGggcctgtttgtttctccatctCGATGAGTCATTTGGATGAAaatgagagttttgtttgtttaggtactaaaagtgcaactcattcagatggatcatccggatgatttttggaaatttaggtttaattataaagttcattcagctgaaccaatttggatcatttgaatgaaAATGATTCATTCAAAATGGTATAGTGTCTATTATGCCCATAATAttgtaattcacaaattacaaatcaaaaaataatatcatttttgtcacatacaaaaactgacaaaactacaaaaacatgttttcccgcgaaaaactaaaaactattttttcacgctaaaaccccaaaaacgcaattttccgtcaaattgcaaaaacgtgttttttcgctaaaaccaaaaaacgtgttttcatgccaaaatcacaaaaacatgttttcacgcTAACACcccaaaacacattttccgccaaaacaaaaaaatacattttcccgccaaaattgtaaaaaagtatttttctgccaaaaaaacaaaaaaaaaacgtgttttcccgctaaaaccgaaaatctcgttttcccgccaaaactgaaaaatctcgttttcccgccaaaaccgaaaaaatctcattttccgcaaaaaccgcaaaaatgcaaAAACACGATTTCCCGAGAAAAACATGTTTCCCTTCCAAAACtgcaaaacacgttttcccgctaaaacgtgttttcccgccaaaaccgcaaaaatgcgtttttccgtcaaaaccgcaaaaacgtgttttcccgccaaaactgcaaaaacgcgttttcccgccaaaacagcaaaaacacatttttccgccaaaagcgtgttttcccgccaaaaccgcaaaacacgttttttccgccaaaacagtaaaaacacattttcccgctaaaaacgTGTTTacccgccaaaactgaaaaaagcGTTTTCTTGCCAATAacgaaaaatctcgttttctcgccaaaaccgaaaaatttcGTTTTAACGTGTTTCCCTCCAAACcgcaaaaaacgtgtttttccgccaaaaacgtctttttccgccaaaactgcaaaaacgtgttttctcgccaaaaaccgaaaaaattcGTTTAACGTGTTTTcttccaaaaccgcaaaaacgcgtttttccgcttaaaatgtatttttccgccaaaactacaaaaacatgttttctcgccaaaaccaaaaaaattgtattttcccgccaaaaccaaaaaatctcgttttcccgccagaaccgaaaaatcttgtttttccgccaaaaccgaaaaatgtgttttctcgctaaaaccgaaaaatcttttttttttctgcccaaaccgcaaaaaaatcgttaattttaaaataattctaatgtaaatatattcaactaaattattaaatgtaatatagttaaatttaatatcaaacatatgattaaaccaacacaagggtattttggtaatttgtttactaaacttatttgaatggaaatgaaaataaagaaacaaacataagatccaTTTAGATAATTCATCTAGATGAGCCATGTGgatagacaaacaaacaatcacaaaaaatGTGAATGGATCATCTGAATAGATCATAAAAATGAATCATTTGGACGGAGATGacaaatggtgaaacaaacagcAACTAACTCTGTTTACAAAGCAGACGAAACCGTAACTTAACCAACCTCTAATTTAACTTCCTTTAACATACTTAACTAGCCTCGGTATAAAACATACTTGCTGGGATATTATCATCATATTTAGAAGCTTTATATCAGAAGATTAGACTGCAAAACCCATAATTAACTAAGTAGCACGAAGTTATCTCTTAACCTAACCATATTTAACTTGTCGGTGTAAGTAAACAATTGAAGAAAGAGAAGTCACATGAGGGGTGGAGAAATGCACTATGTAACCATCACCGGACACAACTAATATGAGTAATGCAAAACGGGAAAGCATATATTTCCACATTTCAATACATTTAACTGCGTTCTGAAGATATAATACTAACAATACTAAACTAATAGTTATTCCAAAAGGGCAAAATAATGACTGTAACTCTATAGGCGTAATATGCGAACAAGAGACTTTAAGCATATAAAGCAGACGTAAGAACCAAGGCTAACCAATCAAATAaagtcttttattttattttttacattggCGATGATTTTATTACAAGGAATTCTACATAAAAACAACCCATCCCTTTATTACAAAATACATgcatatatatgcatattttaTTGTTCTTTTATCATAAGAATTATTGATTTTACTTAACCAGCTTGCATATGGAACtaccaatataataaaataacaaattcaccccttttaaaatttatatatttccagctaaaataatgattataacgctttttatttatttattttttgacccCACTATAAAATATTCAATCCGAAAAGATACTACCTTTCGAAAACCTACAATTTCAGCGATCACGAGCATGTGTGCCGATGTTTGATCAGTACGTCCATTCATGTGGCAAATCCGCCGGTGGTTCTTGGTGACTCTGGGCCGACGTTTCTGCCGTGTATGGTGGTCCACTTTGTGCCTGAGTTAATGAACTGCCTTTGGTACTTCTGCTGTTTTTGTTCTTCATGGACACCAACAAAGCATCTGTATAGTAAATAGTTTCAATAATTATCAATTGAAGACCTTTAACTGGCcggtgtaaaaaaaaaaacgtatcaAGAATTATATCAGATGATACTAAAAACCTAAcattacaaacaaacaaaaacatactTCAAACTATATTAGTTTACATGTGTCTAATATGATGTAAGTTAATGCTAACTAATTAATTTCGCGGCGAGCAGATCCTTCGGTAATAAACTTTCTTACAAATCGACACCTTGATCTATCACATGGCTACTAAAGTCCAAAATCTAATTAGCTGGAAGTCCTGATGCAAATAAATATTTGGAACATTTTCAAATatcttcttatttattttattaattatattaaatttagatAATTATCTTTGTTGTTTTAGGATTTATAAAGAAGTttcaatataaagaaaatatatagcaATGAAAATTCAATTTCAGAGAACATTTTGAGAGGTTTTGTActgtttataaatatatacaggGATATAAGGTATAAGTAATTCTTGTAAATCATAACTTTACTCAAAAGAATACAAACAGAAAATTGAATAAGGAAAACGATATGTGGGGTtggtaccatgaaaaggagggATATCAGATGAGAATGTAGAAGGAACACCCAATTTGTCAAAGTGAACTTTCAAGGCTTCAACTACTCTTGCTGGTATAATTACTGTTGAACATCctgcaaaattttatttttttcaaacaaaaagtcaaaaccaaaccaaatccacgtctaaaccaaactaaaccggTCTGGTACTTAATTCTCAAAGTAATAACTTCAGGAAATTGTTTGGTTGAGACATCAGTTTCATAGAACGACAATACTAATAGTACAATATATAGTAAATTGTCACCACCTCACACCAATATCTAAGCcacatcaaatcaaaattatgccaaaagaaagaataaatttatcagaagGTAGAAGATATTCGTTTAACCCACCGACTCCTAGATTGGATAACGTTTAGGAATTGAAAATGAAATAATCAAAGAATCTTAATGTTGAATATTATGTATAATTCTTTGTGTTTAACGAATACGAGAAAgtgttacaaaaagaaaaaaaaagaatatgagaAAGCCTTGGTAAATTAGTGTTACATGTGTGGGTTTATAATACTATACTTAGACAGAAAGAAAAGTTTATACTATGTGGTTAGGATATACATTGGGTATCGTCAATGATCGAACGGTGACATGAGGAAGAATCACAAGACGGATAGGTTATCTTAGACTAGAATCCACTGGTCGAGTGAACTTAGTAAGGTCTTACGAAAAGATAATGATAATGATTTTTGAACTTAAAGGGTCTATTTTGTTGAAAGGGAAACCAGCAAGTTGTGGCAATATTCTAATCAGGTAGGGCAAATCTGTCCCATCACCAGCCAGTCAGCCACATAAaatcttaaaagaaaaaaagagagattaaTAGGTGCGAAGGAATCTTTGGTATCTACTCCTCAGTCAAACGGTGTAATAATGTAAGTGAAAGAttc is a genomic window of Brassica napus cultivar Da-Ae chromosome A2, Da-Ae, whole genome shotgun sequence containing:
- the LOC106360101 gene encoding copper transporter 3-like, which gives rise to MYIVLHTNLQPKKQNPYNYPTRTHTISKPSHLKLRISLNNMNGTSGSSTAAPAPSPSALFQHRRRHHGGMMHMTFFWGKNTEVLFDGWPGTSLKMYWVCVATVFVFSALSEWLSRCGIMKAGPASLGGGLAQTVIYTVRAGLSYLIMLAVMSFNGGVFLAAMAGFGVGFLIFGSRSFKDTGINNNHTEVQSHC